From Marivirga harenae, one genomic window encodes:
- the cydB gene encoding cytochrome d ubiquinol oxidase subunit II — protein sequence METFIGIEYNIWWFLLLGAVVTGYAILDGFDMGVGAIHLFLGKKENRKIALNAIGPVWDGNEVWLVITGGVLFAAFPPVYATLFSGLYIPLILFLVMIIFRAISIEFRGKEEMNWWRQTWDIAFSVSSIIMAVALGMVLGNVLQGLPIDATGEFTHSTDFNFINPFSLLTGVTALALFMLHGALYLGMKTEGLLYQQLTTIIKNSTVFFILSALLLSFYTLLYVPHLTEHIKAQEWLFFLPVVLVLLMANIPRQVSKQNYGLAFISSTGVISALLVIGAVGLFPNMLHSTIDPSYSLTLYNASASEKSLGYMLNIAFIAVPLVGIYTGFVFWTFRGKVKIDENSY from the coding sequence ATGGAAACTTTTATAGGTATAGAATACAATATTTGGTGGTTTTTACTTCTAGGAGCAGTTGTGACTGGCTATGCTATTTTAGATGGTTTTGATATGGGAGTAGGAGCTATTCATCTTTTCCTTGGAAAAAAAGAAAACCGGAAAATTGCACTGAATGCTATTGGTCCTGTATGGGATGGAAATGAGGTCTGGCTTGTCATAACAGGAGGGGTCCTTTTTGCTGCTTTTCCTCCGGTTTATGCAACACTTTTTTCTGGTTTGTACATTCCTTTAATATTGTTTTTGGTGATGATTATTTTTCGAGCCATTTCAATAGAATTTAGGGGTAAAGAAGAAATGAACTGGTGGCGTCAAACTTGGGATATAGCCTTCTCTGTTTCCAGTATTATAATGGCTGTTGCTTTAGGAATGGTCTTAGGAAATGTGCTACAAGGTTTACCCATTGATGCAACCGGTGAATTTACTCATAGTACAGATTTCAATTTTATAAACCCATTTTCCTTGTTGACCGGAGTTACAGCCTTGGCGCTTTTTATGTTGCATGGGGCTTTGTATTTGGGAATGAAGACTGAAGGACTACTGTATCAGCAGTTAACCACAATCATCAAGAATAGCACAGTCTTTTTTATTCTATCAGCACTTTTATTAAGTTTCTATACTTTGTTATATGTCCCTCACCTTACAGAGCATATCAAAGCACAGGAATGGTTGTTTTTTCTCCCAGTAGTTTTGGTGCTTTTGATGGCAAATATTCCAAGGCAAGTAAGTAAGCAGAACTATGGCCTCGCATTTATCTCATCAACAGGAGTTATATCTGCGCTTTTAGTAATAGGAGCTGTGGGATTATTCCCTAATATGTTGCATTCGACCATAGACCCTAGTTACAGTTTAACACTCTATAATGCTTCAGCTTCGGAAAAGTCATTGGGCTATATGTTGAATATAGCATTTATAGCGGTACCTCTTGTCGGTATTTATACGGGCTTTGTTTTCTGGACCTTTAGGGGTAAGGTAAAAATTGATGAGAATAGTTATTAA
- a CDS encoding cytochrome ubiquinol oxidase subunit I, translated as METEILARVQFAFTIAFHYIYPPLSIGLGVILVIMEGMYLRTKNEIYHKMTRFWVKIFALIFGIGVATGIVMEFEFGTNWATYSRYVGDIFGSALAAEGLFAFALESGFLGVLLFGWNRVKPVVHFISTIGVALGSMFSAVWIVVANSWQQTPAGYKIVGEGLNQKAEITDFWAMVFNPSSVDRLSHVIIGAFLAGAFLVLSVNAYYILKGKFLEIAKPAFKIALVLAMVSSIGQLLTGHQSADGVAVNQPAKLAAFEGHYPENEVADLYLFGWVDHKSKEVVGLKIPKGLTFLIHQDLTTPVKGLDAFPEDEIPTQVNAVFQFYHIMVAIGMILIGLSLFAGFLWWRGKLFEYRWLMWVFVWAVFLPQIANQVGWFAAEMGRQPWVVYGLLKTSDALSQAVTANQIWFSLILFFFVYLLLFLLFIYLLNKKIQHGPYDEKMEDQRPQQSSSVPDFT; from the coding sequence ATGGAAACCGAAATTCTAGCTCGCGTCCAGTTTGCTTTTACAATTGCCTTCCATTATATCTACCCGCCTTTAAGTATAGGTTTAGGGGTGATTTTGGTTATTATGGAAGGGATGTATCTGAGAACGAAAAATGAGATTTATCATAAAATGACTCGTTTCTGGGTCAAGATATTTGCACTTATTTTTGGAATTGGAGTAGCTACAGGGATCGTAATGGAATTTGAATTTGGTACAAATTGGGCTACTTACTCCCGCTATGTTGGTGATATTTTTGGTTCTGCTTTAGCTGCTGAAGGCTTATTTGCATTTGCATTAGAATCAGGATTTCTTGGAGTTCTTCTGTTTGGTTGGAATAGAGTAAAACCAGTTGTTCACTTTATTTCGACTATAGGAGTTGCTTTAGGATCTATGTTCTCTGCAGTATGGATAGTTGTAGCCAACAGCTGGCAGCAAACGCCTGCAGGGTATAAGATTGTAGGAGAGGGTCTAAACCAAAAAGCAGAGATCACAGATTTCTGGGCAATGGTGTTTAACCCTTCTTCGGTTGACAGGCTTTCTCATGTTATTATTGGAGCCTTTTTAGCGGGTGCATTTTTGGTACTTTCTGTAAATGCTTATTACATTCTGAAAGGGAAATTTTTAGAAATTGCGAAACCAGCCTTCAAAATTGCCTTAGTCTTAGCAATGGTTTCTTCAATTGGGCAATTATTGACTGGCCATCAGTCAGCAGATGGGGTGGCAGTTAATCAACCGGCAAAATTAGCGGCTTTCGAAGGACATTATCCTGAAAATGAAGTAGCTGATCTGTATCTTTTTGGTTGGGTAGATCACAAAAGTAAAGAAGTGGTAGGCTTAAAAATCCCGAAAGGCTTAACCTTTCTAATTCATCAAGACTTAACCACACCCGTGAAGGGATTGGATGCTTTTCCAGAAGATGAAATTCCCACTCAAGTGAATGCTGTATTTCAGTTTTACCATATCATGGTTGCAATTGGGATGATCTTGATAGGCTTAAGTCTATTTGCAGGATTTCTCTGGTGGAGAGGAAAACTTTTTGAGTATCGATGGTTGATGTGGGTATTTGTTTGGGCAGTATTCTTACCTCAGATTGCCAACCAGGTAGGCTGGTTTGCAGCAGAGATGGGGCGTCAGCCTTGGGTAGTTTATGGACTACTAAAAACATCCGATGCGCTCTCTCAGGCAGTAACAGCTAATCAAATTTGGTTCTCACTGATATTATTTTTCTTTGTCTATCTGTTGCTGTTTCTATTGTTTATCTATTTATTAAATAAGAAGATTCAACATGGACCCTATGATGAAAAAATGGAAGATCAGAGACCACAGCAGTCTTCTTCTGTGCCTGATTTTACTTAG